The following coding sequences lie in one Helicoverpa zea isolate HzStark_Cry1AcR chromosome 2, ilHelZeax1.1, whole genome shotgun sequence genomic window:
- the LOC124645030 gene encoding neuronal acetylcholine receptor subunit alpha-5-like has protein sequence MSLSGALRALCSLLVLTGSLAASDCPPDREEPTHNEAKLHKDLLCAYNYDFRPVKDHKQALTVKVRFAIKYLSFDSLEETFTLHSWVAMTWKDELLTWRPEDYGDIKETQMESHEIWTPRMALFNADAAMYQSDSIYTTCSLASDGTVTCVPHVAHSGICRTSLRSWPYDVQNCTLYFGSWMNTGEQVNFTFYQKQPIVKNDFQDGPGWKLLDVVNERLSGKYSCCPNSTYPMLKYTFVLKRLAAGPAAIVVVPSIVIVILTLTSLAMDAKDNTRLMLICFSLYGHFMFLTEIGYDIPKHSADTPIILLFLRDSMIVTLVGIIETIFLMYLRRRKMPAPGLIVTVNRLVTSGPGKYVVFNEFDASDAMDTKELTGHSSDINGDKPNATFDWIQFANILNRLNFMIVVLVYIVLIGTYIPHDD, from the coding sequence ATGTCGCTGTCCGGTGCTCTCCGTGCCCTCTGTTCACTGTTGGTGCTCACTGGAAGCCTCGCAGCAAGTGACTGTCCACCAGATCGAGAAGAACCTACTCATAATGAAGCTAAGCTGCATAAAGATTTGCTCTGTGCGTATAATTATGATTTCCGACCAGTTAAGGATCACAAACAAGCTTTAACCGTGAAAGTACGTTTCGCAATCAAATATTTAAGCTTCGATTCTTTGGAGGAAACCTTCACACTTCACAGCTGGGTTGCAATGACCTGGAAGGACGAACTTTTAACATGGAGACCTGAAGATTATGGTGATATAAAGGAGACACAAATGGAAAGCCACGAAATCTGGACACCAAGGATGGCACTATTTAACGCAGACGCTGCCATGTACCAGTCAGACTCGATTTACACAACTTGTTCGTTAGCAAGCGACGGCACTGTCACCTGCGTACCACATGTAGCGCATTCCGGGATATGTCGCACTTCCTTGCGGAGCTGGCCTTATGATGTGCAGAACTGCACGTTGTACTTCGGATCATGGATGAACACAGGAGAACAAGTAAACTTTACATTTTATCAGAAGCAACCCATCGTGAAGAATGATTTCCAAGATGGTCCCGGCTGGAAATTGCTAGACGTAGTAAACGAAAGATTATCAGGGAAATACAGTTGTTGTCCCAACAGCACATACCCGATGTTGAAGTATACGTTTGTACTGAAGAGATTGGCAGCGGGCCCAGCAGCTATCGTGGTGGTACCATCCATCGTCATAGTTATACTCACGTTGACGTCTCTAGCAATGGATGCCAAGGATAACACGCGACTAATGCTGATCTGTTTTAGTTTGTATGGACATTTTATGTTCCTTACTGAAATTGGATACGACATTCCAAAGCATAGTGCAGACACCCCGATCATATTGCTTTTCCTTCGCGATTCTATGATAGTGACTTTGGTTGGGATCATAGAAaccatatttttaatgtatttgagACGACGCAAGATGCCAGCACCTGGTTTGATAGTGACAGTGAATCGACTGGTTACTAGTGGTCCAGGTAAGTATGTGGTGTTCAACGAGTTCGACGCTAGCGATGCAATGGATACTAAAGAGCTGACAGGTCACAGTTCAGATATCAATGGTGACAAACCAAATGCAACCTTCGACTGGATTCAATTTGCCAATATTTTAAATCGACTTAATTTTATGATAGTTGTACTCGTTTACATCGTGCTGATTGGCACTTACATTCCTCATGATGATTAA